In a genomic window of Bradyrhizobium ontarionense:
- a CDS encoding winged helix-turn-helix domain-containing protein → MKFRFAGFELDLPRAELRGPDGAPVKLRPKTFEMLRLFVANPGRLLSKQELMEAVWPDVHVGEDSLFQCIREIRTALGDDRRQTIKLASGGGYIFTVEISAISRDVNCPEGAPAVASDLDVVAPAEPATEPVRSSWFSALGGRKAITTVAGLCAIVGFAAAAPLLRSDLIFKRPPPVVEVMAITDASDDPRGAAMAAEIAGRLTDGFARIDTISVVAPRPPAPHPEQAAAPAASPDFEIRGELQRSGPSWILRARLVQIATGKVQAVATISVDADDRDPRLQQTRLAAGVGDVLARRLNQLTETGTAAADGGITAGGAKAAIEQATASINSVTQERFGMAQTMLQNALADQPDNIDAAVALAALQMRGIQMVWYNPDAAVAAEAQAAANLERALRAKPNSIAALETYCRFLSATNRFVESLVICARTLGLDPWDGLALYLVGLGQLHLGRFEDALATFQQADRYDTPPVSRWTWLLGVGWAYLMMDRADDALPWLQRSIAITAATGRPYMLLAAAYQKAGQTEEAKAAIQKGLKMRPGTTALNIAPPMKNTSPVYREVAAQIIQLMVDAGLPAQ, encoded by the coding sequence ATGAAATTCCGCTTTGCCGGATTCGAGTTGGACCTGCCGCGCGCCGAACTGCGCGGACCTGACGGCGCGCCGGTCAAATTGCGCCCGAAGACGTTCGAAATGCTGCGGCTGTTCGTCGCCAACCCTGGACGCCTGCTCAGCAAGCAGGAGCTGATGGAGGCGGTCTGGCCGGACGTCCATGTCGGCGAAGACAGCCTCTTTCAATGCATCCGGGAGATCCGTACCGCGCTCGGCGACGACCGGCGGCAGACAATCAAATTGGCGTCCGGAGGTGGATACATCTTTACGGTCGAGATCTCGGCCATATCGCGCGATGTGAACTGTCCGGAGGGCGCGCCGGCGGTCGCCTCCGACCTCGACGTCGTCGCTCCGGCCGAACCGGCGACTGAGCCGGTGAGATCATCATGGTTCTCGGCCCTGGGCGGGCGGAAGGCGATCACAACCGTCGCCGGACTTTGCGCCATCGTCGGGTTTGCGGCCGCCGCGCCGCTGTTGAGATCGGACCTCATTTTCAAGCGCCCGCCGCCGGTGGTCGAGGTGATGGCGATAACCGATGCCAGCGACGATCCGCGCGGAGCGGCGATGGCGGCGGAGATCGCCGGCCGGCTGACCGACGGCTTCGCCAGGATCGACACGATCAGCGTGGTCGCACCGCGACCGCCGGCACCGCACCCGGAGCAGGCTGCCGCGCCCGCGGCATCGCCCGATTTCGAGATTCGCGGTGAGCTGCAGCGCAGCGGGCCATCCTGGATCTTGCGAGCCCGCCTGGTCCAGATCGCCACCGGCAAGGTTCAGGCGGTCGCGACCATTTCCGTCGACGCCGACGACCGTGATCCGCGGCTGCAGCAGACGCGGCTCGCCGCGGGCGTTGGCGATGTGCTGGCGCGCCGTCTCAACCAGCTGACCGAGACCGGAACCGCTGCAGCAGATGGCGGCATCACGGCGGGCGGCGCCAAGGCCGCCATCGAGCAGGCAACCGCGTCGATCAACAGTGTCACGCAGGAGCGCTTCGGCATGGCGCAGACGATGCTGCAGAATGCGCTCGCCGACCAGCCCGACAATATCGACGCGGCGGTCGCGCTTGCAGCGCTGCAGATGCGCGGCATCCAGATGGTCTGGTACAATCCCGATGCCGCCGTCGCCGCCGAGGCCCAGGCAGCCGCGAATCTGGAGCGCGCCTTGCGCGCCAAGCCGAACTCGATTGCGGCGCTCGAGACCTATTGCCGCTTCCTCAGTGCGACCAACCGTTTCGTCGAAAGCCTCGTTATCTGCGCCCGAACCCTGGGCCTCGATCCCTGGGACGGGCTCGCGCTGTATCTCGTCGGTCTCGGACAGCTGCATCTTGGCCGCTTCGAGGATGCGCTCGCGACCTTCCAGCAGGCCGACCGCTATGACACGCCACCGGTCTCGCGGTGGACCTGGCTGCTCGGCGTCGGATGGGCATACCTGATGATGGATCGCGCCGACGACGCCCTGCCGTGGCTGCAGCGCTCGATCGCCATCACGGCTGCGACCGGACGTCCCTACATGCTGTTGGCCGCAGCCTACCAAAAGGCCGGCCAGACCGAGGAGGCGAAAGCGGCGATCCAGAAAGGACTGAAGATGCGCCCCGGCACGACGGCGCTCAACATTGCGCCGCCGATGAAGAACACCAGTCCAGTATATCGCGAGGTGGCCGCGCAGATCATTCAGCTCATGGTCGACGCCGGCCTACCTGCGCAATAG